AATGGTGTAGCAGTGAGAAAACTGGCAGTATATTACTGGAAGACCCATCACAAAGGTGATTTAAGTGTCTCCTCAGGGAATATGAATGGGCTCCCGGCTCCGTTTGGCACAAGAGTCTAAGTAATAGCAACTTCTGTTCTTGTGCATCAGAAGGCAAGATGGAGCCTGGGATCTGTTAAATTCAGTAAGAAAAGCACTGTCTGAACTGGATTCGTAGGTTATGGGAACTCTATGAATAGATTGTGACTATGGTCTGAAGGATTCAGTGTAGTTTAATACGTATGcataatatatgtacacatgcatatgcCTAGAAGAAAGGTCATCAAAAAACCAACTGTGTTTTCACTAGGTGGTGGGATTTCAAGTAGTTTCCTTTGTGGACTGTTTTAGAAGGAGCATACATTGTTTGTATCTGTAataaacaaaacgaaacaaaactttttgagacaataaaaataaaggaaagaaaagtgtggTTAGAGTTTGGGTGTTATGTTCACTATTGAAACCATATGgggttaattttttctttttttaaatttttttttttttaacgttttatttatttttgagacagagagagacagagcatgaacgggggaggggcagagagagagggagacacagaatcggaagcaggctccaggctctgagccatcagcccagagcccgatgcggggctcgaagtcacggaccgcgagatcgtgacctgagctgaagtcggacgcttaaccgactgagccacccaggcgcccctggggttaatttttgtatacagcATATCTATACTGGAAGTTTATACCGAAGATAAAGATGATACAGTCAGggaaaatattcaatatatttaacCACCAGTGTGGTACAGTAATGCCCAATCAGATCAGTCTCTGATTTTATACAATTTGTGCAGAGATCCCAGTGTGTCCCGACTCTCAGCCCCAGTAGATCTGTATGGACCAAGAAAAAATGATCCTGAAGACACATTCtttactgggaaaaaaatgaataaataaaagcaaatagcaGAGCAGCAGAACCTatagaacaattttatttatgcagaaagaagcaaatggtgtgtgtataaaaatatatagaaaaaagactgaatgAATCTACTCCAAACTTGATAATCTCTGGGAAGGGATTGGGTTTGTTTGGGTAGGGTGGGCGGTGATAAAAAATGACTAATTTATCCTACatacttttatattatttgagTATTTTAAAGTGAGGATGTATTCATATgtaacttatatttaaaaattgaaacaaaaagcGGCCTCAGAGAAGAAGAATGTGTCAGTGTCTTCAGCACCATCCAGGGAGGAGGTTCTAATGTGTGGCACATGAATATCTGTTCTCAGATTCTGTGCCCTTATTCAGAGCATCGGGATTTCAAAGTCTGATGCCAGTAAGATCATCTAAATACTTCTCTTTCTCCAGTTCTCAGGAGTGTCCTGATGACAACGATTTGGTTCCCATGCAGTTTTTCTGTAGTGGAGAGAATGTGTCAACTAGCTGGACATACAGCATATCAATTTCTCATTATAGATCAGCAAAGTgactttctgttttctgtatcatCTTGTGAATTTGATTAGTATACATCACATTCTGAAGCACTTTAAAGCGTCACAGGTGAGGCTGGGTTCTGGACCATGATGGTATAGTCAAGTTACTGTCCAATGGGAATCTCTTCCCCAAGGACCACCCCTATCCTAATTTTTCTCTAAACAAAACAATGATATCTTACTTGCTTTCAGTAAGCAAGGCTCTAGTTTTTAAACCTAAAGATCTTCCAGTTAGACACAGGGGAGAGCTACAGATGCTGAGTTTTGGAGAGAGAGGTCCAAAGAGACACCTATCAAGGTGAGTGAATAGGAAGGATTGGGGTGATGGACCCGGTAAAAGTAACAGCCTGGAATACCTTTGAAACCTTAAAAGAGAAACTCTAATTGTCACTAGACAATGATGTAAACTTGTACTTTTCTCAAGCAGCACGAGCAAGACATTGCTTATAGGTATCCTAAGGAAATGGAATtacttttcatctgttttttgaGGAGTAGAGACTATAGGTAGGTAGTACTTTTCCCTAACGGTTTACCCAAGATTAGAATACTTATCCTTTTCACATTCTACTATTTATCACTCTGGATCATCCTAAATTACCTGGATTAATTTTTAGTACTTGAGTGTTTCAGAATCAATCACGATAGGGAATTGTATAGATTTCCCAAGATATATCACTACTTAATTTCTTCTCTCTATTATCTGATCTTCTCCCCAGGTTATTGTGATCTGTATATATTATTGAGAAGAGGATAAAATCAAGATTTTACAATGCAGGTCCCTTGTTCTGCACAGAGGACATCttccttcatgattttttttttcaggcaagaAGACCAAGCCTGATGTAACAAACAGTGTTAAGTGACTTGTGGAAGATGACGAGGATGTCGAGGGTCAGGGAACCTGGTCATCAGGGGTTTACAATTGGAGAAGGTGACGATACATGCCGGacaaggaagaggaggggcaTCCTGCAGGAATGCCTGAGAGTAcagtacatgcacacatacacacagaacatTCCCAGGACAGTGTTACTGTAACCATAGTCATCTTTGAGAAAGTACCTTGTAAGTATCACGAACTTGAGAGACAGTTTCCCGTAAACTGCACCTATTGGACAGACGTTCCTTGAGTGCGTTACAAGCAGCACGAATGCCCGCCAAATTTCACTGCAAATGAACCATCAGAAACTTAACATGCAGAAGAAGCCTTCAAGGtgtagtgaatgtgggaaattctTTACTCAGAGGTCGTCTCTTACTCAGCACCAGAGGATTCACACGGGAGAGAAGCCCTATGTATGTAGTGAATGTGGAACTTGTTTCCGTAAACAGTCAAATCTTACTCAACATTTGAgaattcacacaggagagaaaccttataaatgtaatgaatgtgagAAAGCCTTTCAAACAAAAGCAATCCTTGTTCAGCATctgagaattcatactggagagaaaccctataaatgCACTGAATGTGGCAAAGCTTTTTGTCAGAGCCCTTCCCTTATCAAACATCTGCGcgttcatactggagagaaaccttataaatGCACTGAATGTGGCAAAGCCTTCAGTCAGAGCATTTGCCTTACTCGTCATCAGAGAAGTCACTCTGGAGTTAAACCTTATaagtgtaatgaatgtgggaaagcttttaATCAGAGTGCATGCCTCATGCAGCATCAGAGAATTCATTCAGGAGAGAAGCCCTACACATGTACTGAATGTGGCAAAGCCTTCACTCAGAACTCTTCCCTCGTTGAACATGAGAgaactcacactggagagaaacttTATAAGTGTAGTGAGTGTGAAAAAACTTTCCGCAAGCAAGCACACCTTAGTGAACATTACAGAATCCATACTGGAGAAAAACCTTATGAGTGTGTTGGATGTGGGAAATCCTTCAGGCACAGCTCAGCACTTGTTCGACACCAGAGGCTTCATGCTGGAGAATAAAACTTGGGATATAACCCATGTGGAAAGATTTGTATGCaaatgccaccccccccccccaattcttaGATATTGAAGACTAAGTCTTCAGCTGGGATGAGTGTTCTATATGTTGAGCAAGAGGCAGTGTGTCCTGAAAGTTAAGAAAATAGATCAGAATTAGATAGTCTTGAGTTTGATGCCTTCTCTGCCACATAATGGGTGTACGACCTGATTCTGAGCCTGCTTTCCCCATCCTCCTCAAAAGAATAATGACGATATTTACTAGGGttatctttaaaacttttttttttttaacgtttatttatttttgaggcagagagacagagcgtgaatggggggagggtcagagagagggagacacagaatcagaagcaggctccaggttctgagctgtcagcacagagcccgacgcggggctcgaacccacggaccgtgagatcatgccctgagccgaagtcggccgcttaaccgactaagccacccaggcgcccctactaggGTTATCTTGAGAATAAAATGAGTTGTATGTAATAAATAACTGCCATTAATTGGTTTTGAGTTATAGatgttccaaaaatatttaaatctggCTACTGAAAACAAGCAATGTTCAGCATTACTGTTTTTGGTTCTTGATGtactttcaatgtttatttttgcgagagagagagcgcatgtgcaagtgggggaagggcagagggacacacagaatccaaagcaggctccaggctctgagctgtcagcacacttggggcttgaactcaaactgagaacatgacctgagctgaagtcagatgctgaaccgaccgagccacccaggcaccccttggtatATTTTTTAAGAGCATTCTtgatttc
This DNA window, taken from Panthera tigris isolate Pti1 chromosome A2, P.tigris_Pti1_mat1.1, whole genome shotgun sequence, encodes the following:
- the ZNF501 gene encoding zinc finger protein 501 — its product is MNHQKLNMQKKPSRCSECGKFFTQRSSLTQHQRIHTGEKPYVCSECGTCFRKQSNLTQHLRIHTGEKPYKCNECEKAFQTKAILVQHLRIHTGEKPYKCTECGKAFCQSPSLIKHLRVHTGEKPYKCTECGKAFSQSICLTRHQRSHSGVKPYKCNECGKAFNQSACLMQHQRIHSGEKPYTCTECGKAFTQNSSLVEHERTHTGEKLYKCSECEKTFRKQAHLSEHYRIHTGEKPYECVGCGKSFRHSSALVRHQRLHAGE